Sequence from the Thermoanaerobacter uzonensis DSM 18761 genome:
TTCCCATGGAAGGTCTGGTGATAGTCCAGAAAGCCTAGCTACAATAGAGTTAGCAGAAAAAATTATAAAAGATGTTTATTTTTTAAACATCACCTGCAATAAAGATGGCAAAATGGCAAAAAGCACAATTGACAAGAAAAATTGTTTAAACATATTTATGCCTGAAGAAGCAAATGATGAAGGTTTTGCAATGACAAGTAGTTTCACATGTATGCTTTTAACAGATTTAATGCTGCCACACATAGAACAAATTGAGAGCAAAAAAGACCTCTTTGAAAAATTAGCAAAAGAAGCAGAGAGAATAATAGAGGAAGATGCAAGGTTAGTAGAAGAAATATCAAAAAATGACTATGACAGATTGATATACTTGGGCAGTGGCAACTTAAAAGGATGTGCTGCAGAAGCTGCATTAAAATCTTTAGAATTATCACGAGGAGAAGTAAATACTAATTTTAACACCTCTTTAGGATTTAGACATGGTCCCAAATCTGTTATAAATGATAAAACACTTATAGGATTTTTTGTATCAAACAATCCTTATACACAAAAATATGATTTAGACCTCATAAAAGAGATAGCAAATGAACCCGGGAAAAGAAAATTAATGGCTTTTATGCCGGAAGATTTGCAAATAGATGGAATAGATTATATATTCAAATTGAGACAGGACTTTACCAATGTAGAAGAAGCTTTTTTAACACCTTTGTACATTATTTATGCACAAATTTTAGCTTTTTATAAGTCCTTGAATCTAGGGATAACACCTGATGATCCAAATCCTGAAGGAAGAGTAAATAGGGTTGTTAAAGGGGTAATAATTTATGAATATGTTTAAGGTTTTGTTAGCCATTGGAGATTTATATAACACTCCATGGCTTTATTTTTTAAATAGCTTAACAAATTTCCAATTATTTTTTAAATTTTTTTCAACAAAAAAGAAGGATTTTTCGAAATGATGTAGAATACATATAATATAAGTTTGTCGAATCAATAAACTATTAGGAGTGGTTGCATAAATGAAGAGGAAATTAAAAAACAGCGTTG
This genomic interval carries:
- a CDS encoding SIS domain-containing protein, with translation MILGYSEEQLKEKKGYATAKEINQQPRLWRELFNILLHQKREITEFLNPIFQIKDLKIILTGAGTSAFVGYSSEGYLRRMLGLDIEAIDTTDIVASPENFFFKDKPTLLISHGRSGDSPESLATIELAEKIIKDVYFLNITCNKDGKMAKSTIDKKNCLNIFMPEEANDEGFAMTSSFTCMLLTDLMLPHIEQIESKKDLFEKLAKEAERIIEEDARLVEEISKNDYDRLIYLGSGNLKGCAAEAALKSLELSRGEVNTNFNTSLGFRHGPKSVINDKTLIGFFVSNNPYTQKYDLDLIKEIANEPGKRKLMAFMPEDLQIDGIDYIFKLRQDFTNVEEAFLTPLYIIYAQILAFYKSLNLGITPDDPNPEGRVNRVVKGVIIYEYV